The DNA segment ATCCATTAAGATAATGACGTCACGCTTATGTTCAACGAGACGCATGGCCCGCTCAAGGACTAGTTCGGCCACTTTAATATGGTTTTCCGGTACTTCGTCAAAGGTTGAGCTGACAACATCAACATCTGGCGCTACGGAGCGTTCAATATCGGTCACTTCCTCTGGACGCTCATCAACGAGTAATATAATCAACTTCGAATCAGGGTGATTGGTTGAAATACTGTTGGCCATTTGCTTAAGCAGCATCGTTTTTCCCGCTTTAGGTGGAGCAACAATTAATCCACGCTGCCCATACCCAACCGGTGCCATCAAGTCCATAATTCGAGTGGAAAGCTTCTTGCTTTCTGTTTCAAGCTTCATGTGACGATCTGGATAGAGTGGGGTTAATGCAGGAAAATGAACACGTTCCTTCGCTGAATCAGGGTCTTCACCATTAACAGCATCTACGTGAAGCAAGCCGTAATAGCGTTCATTTTCTTTGGGTGGACGTACTTTCCCACTGACTTTATCACCATTTCGCAAATCAAATCTGCGAATTTGCGAAGCGGAAATATAAATATCTTCAGCACTTGGTGAATAATTAATTGGACGAAGGAACCCAAAGCCCTCGGAAGGAATGATTTCTAAAATACCATCCATAAATAGAAAGCCATCTTTCTCTGCCTGTGCTTTTAAAATCGCAAAAATCAACTCTCGCTTTGTTAGCTTAGCATAATAGGAAACTTTGTACTGTTTCGCCAAAGAGTAGAGTTTCTTTAAGGTCATGTCTTCTAAATTGGATATCGTTAGTTCTGCCACAAAATCACCACTTTAATTGTTTTTATCGGAAGCAGCTGCTGCTTAGAACATCGCTTTTATCGAAGGAAAGCGAATACTTTCTAGCAAGGTGCTTGCGTTTTTGTAAATCTTGAGATTGTTTGTATACCAGAGTAAGCCTTCTACCAATCTATGTGATTCAAGTAGGAGCACTAGTTGCCCTTTTGGAAATAGAATGAAGAAACAAGAGGGATGTGAAGCTTACAGAGGTTGAGCTTATTTTTTGATGTTCTATCTTTTGCTTGTAAACCTACCTTATTGTACATCTAGTAATCATGTCGGTTCAAGAGGTTTTTTTGGCAAGTTGTCAGAGGGTAAAAAGTAGGATGAGGGAGACCTATTCCTAGCATCTCCCGTTAGACCATTACTTAATCACTAAATTAGGTTTCTTCTTAAGGCTGTGATCACCATCAATAAAACG comes from the Halobacillus shinanisalinarum genome and includes:
- the rho gene encoding transcription termination factor Rho, coding for MAELTISNLEDMTLKKLYSLAKQYKVSYYAKLTKRELIFAILKAQAEKDGFLFMDGILEIIPSEGFGFLRPINYSPSAEDIYISASQIRRFDLRNGDKVSGKVRPPKENERYYGLLHVDAVNGEDPDSAKERVHFPALTPLYPDRHMKLETESKKLSTRIMDLMAPVGYGQRGLIVAPPKAGKTMLLKQMANSISTNHPDSKLIILLVDERPEEVTDIERSVAPDVDVVSSTFDEVPENHIKVAELVLERAMRLVEHKRDVIILMDSITRLARAYNLVIPPSGRTLSGGIDPAAFHRPKRFFGAARNIEEGGSFTILATALVDTGSRMDDVIYEEFKGTGNMELHLDRSLAERRIFPAIDIKRSGTRKEELLLPKAELDKVWAIRKALTDSHDFTDRFLRRLRSSKTNEEFFDLMDKDMNMKGKAAQGRRS